The nucleotide sequence TCGCTTACTTTACGTTCTTTGCCGGAGTCGCGCTGTTTTGTATCGGACTGTACAATGCCGATAACCTTCAGCTGAATGAAAAAGGCTACTACATCGCTGTCATGATGCTTGTTGCCGTTGGAGCAATTCTAACGCAGAAAGTTACACGCGACAATGCCGAAGACGATGAAATGATTGCTGAGCAGGAGCGCAAACAAAGTCTTGGAAAATCAATGGATTCATAGAATGAAAACCGGACTAGTGCTATAGCTCGTCCGGTTTATTTATGTTAAAGTGCTAAAAATGAATCCCAACTTGCTGGCGCCATTCGGCTTAGTGCTGCCACTTTTACCAGAGTTGGATGCTCGTTTGTGGCGTCATTCGGCTTAGTGCCGTCACTTTTACCAGAGTTGGATGCTCGTTTGTGGTGTCATTCGGCTTAGTGCTGCCACTTTTACCAGAATTGGATGCTCGTTTGTGGCGTCATTCCGCTTAGTGCCGCCACTTTCACCAGAATTGGATGCCCGTTTGTGGTGTCATTTTCCGGATTTTTATTGAACCCCAATTTATTGTTATAACATGTTTTGTCGAAGCCTCTTTTATAGGTGCAAATAAAAAACGGCAGCAACAAGCTGCCGTTTCCCATCAAAAACTTGAAATCCCGCTCCACTCCTGAAAGCGGTACATGAATGTCAAAAAGAGCGAATCATCTGCAAATACTTCATAATCCTCTGTGTATGTTCCTGACTGATTTGACCAGAGCTCATCAAAATAGGCTTCCATTTCCTCCATCATCCCTGTATTGGAAGGGCCGGTAATTTTCAGATCTGTCTCAAGGTTAAAATCTCCGAGATTGCGTTTCGTAAAATTGGCTGATCCGCCAATGACCGTATCCTCTTCCTCACCCTCAAAAAACATCAGCTTCGTGTGATACTGTTCGCCGTTTG is from Bacillus sp. FSL H8-0547 and encodes:
- a CDS encoding YiaA/YiaB family inner membrane protein; protein product: MQKYRRRNTPAFTFLAYFTFFAGVALFCIGLYNADNLQLNEKGYYIAVMMLVAVGAILTQKVTRDNAEDDEMIAEQERKQSLGKSMDS